The sequence TagattgaaacaaacaaacaaaaaaacagtacaAAAATGAGTGATATGTTAGAGGGTAAAAagtgctataaaaataaatacaacataAAACAGCTTAGAGGATGGGGGTTCTGGAATAGGGGCATGAGGAAACAATCAGAAATAATATAATCAAGATAGGTTGAAATAAAAAAgttggggagggaagagttggTCATGCAGGTTCATGGCAGGAAAGTGGTTTGGACAGGGGGTCATCAATGCCAAGGCCTTGTGCAGAGAACAGTCCATAGAATTTGAGAGACAGAAAGGACTATCTAGTAAGAGTGTTATTCTATGATGAGAGGGGGGACAGGAGCAGTATTTGTACGTCAGTGGTGgtaagtgctgtggagaaaaacaAGTGGGGAGGATGCACAGAGACAGTTggattttttcttctaaaaatacatttcttcaaagaaatctTCAGTGATCAGGTCACACTGAAAGAACTGAAGTAGAAAATTGTACAAATATCTAGAGGAAGTGGTAAACAGgcaaatgtaataaaaaatgtttgatgGAAATACTTTATCCTAATGTTTTGCATCACTTTATTATGGTAAAATTTgtgtaaaaaatataatatactgGAGTTTGTATGTTGATTCACTGATAATCTGTCTTTTTAGAGGAATTTATTAcactttataaatacattttatttttatagatatatataatgtgtatatatattacatattatttaatgatatataatatatatttatattttataaatataaaattatttatttttctctaatatatttatattttataataccaatatttctatactttctttttctgagatgtattttttctttcttatttaccTTCTTTAGCTATTTTTAGATAGATTTTTTTACCATCCCCTTCCCCTATATTTTGAAAAGGCAAATATCCTATGCAGTCCTATGTTATTTTACACTACTTTCTCCAATTCTCAGATAATAATCTGGAATTCATTTCTGAATGGACCTCTAATTTTTGTGTAATGGCACAAGAGTAAGTCTGACTCTACCTGCTATCCACAAGccagtcttgttttattttcatggaGGAATTTGTTTCTTCAGGAATTTCTGcaaaacttcttaaaaataaaacaagttaagaaacaattttatttctttctttattttcatagaaaaagGTGGTGAAAGGTGGTGAAATGGAACACAATCTTAAGGACACAAATGGTTAACAGGACCATGACAAAAGCACTACAGCTTTACTAGACTGAATGAACACTAGTCAGCTAGAACTCCTGACCTTAATGAATCTGTCACCATGCTCCATAagcaaacaaaaggaaagaaaatatttacttacatatttCATATGTGATACATTTGCTACACGTTTTCTTGTGGAGCACAAATCTGAATAAACAAACTTCTCTCAAAGAGCGAAGGACAATCTTGAATAAACTATCTTCTCTCAATCTTGTCGGAAAGAACCATTATAAgcatacacattttcttttaaaagcagcTCATCAAATTAACCTTCAGTTCCTTATGTTACCACCAAAAGTAAAGACCCTAGTTCTTGTCATACTCGAAATACAAGTTTACAGTCGGAAGACAGTGCGTTGtgtagcaaaatattttaaaagatttattcagaaaaggaaaagtgcACCTCCAAGGACGGGAGGCGGGCTTCCCCAAAGGAGGAAAAAGCGTTGGCTTTTGTCCGCTCTTTCCCTTATACCCTCGCTCAGAGGTGGCCTTTTGATTAATCGAAGGCTTTTGTCTCTGGAGTGCTtggtcatgtttggcccctttgtgCACatccttacccatggtgtacacCCCATAGGAGGTGGTAAACAGCAGTGTTAATTAGaatacaatgagcattgggtcatgtctgGTTGAGTCCTTTCTGCTACTATGCAGTCAGGGCTGTCGGGTCctaaccggtttcttgctggctctcatttagaaaaaataaactccctttatgctggaggcgggcataatGCCATTCTCCAGaccatcctccccctcccccacccatctgcctggtgcccccacttatctaactacctgaCACTTCcaacatacattttaaatgtgattGCCCAACTCCCCTGGTTACTACTCAGTGATTCATGCACAGGAAAGCAGTCCTAAGGGTTACATCTTATCCATAAATCCATTCAATGGGATTTATGTTGAAGTCTCttttcaaggaaaaataaaacaaaaccccgTTCCTCCTTTTAATACTATAGACTTAATGAAGCTTTTTCTGCCTGGTTTGAAGAAATGAGAATCTCCATCAATACCTCCAAAATGCTTCAGGAATTGTGTTACAGTTAGCgcttcatttatacacacacacagacacacacacacacacatatttaagtTTATCAAGTCTTTGAACTTAGGGAGGTACATTATTGTTGCTAAGAAGTAAAACTCTGCTGTTTTTGATGAAGACCATACTCCAATTCATAGACCCGTGATTTTCTATGTAATCAAGGATCACGATCAAGATAAATGATCAAAATTTTAACTGTTAGGACAGAAGGAATCCACATTACCTGGAGATGTCTCCGTATTACCCAGTGTCTCTTGTCATCACTAGTGTTTACACCTCACTGAAATGACTTCAACCGCTACCCCCCTCCAACCCTGGAATTACATTTGCTTTTGTTAACTCTGTACCCTTTCCTTTGCTCTCAGGCCGTCAGCTATCATTTCTTGTTAACGATATTTAAGAGTTATCATCTCAATCTACTACTCATTTTCTACGCTCATTTTGATGATGGCTGAAAAAACAAGACATCAAACCATATGGACAGTCAGTATAATTGCTGTTTAACATGTTGTGGTGTGATGGCATGCTCACGCAAGAACATGCAGGGAGAGATTCAGTCACTGCTTTCTTTAGTTATTTGTGCATGTCTATGTCTGAATAATTTATGTATTGACATGAACTCCTAAGACAGTGATTCAGTATtccatataaacaaataaaatgataattcACCTCCTTTATGTCAAGATTCTAAGTTATTATTCAGTTTGTGTTATGCCTTTGGACTTACTCTAGTCTTTTCCTAATTGTTGGAGCAATTGAATGCCTGAAACCATCCAACTTTTCTTTAATCGCAACAAGCAGAGATTTGTCATGGAAAAAGTTTTCTACGTATGACTCTCAGGAGAGCCTTTTTTACGTCTTTGTTCCTCAGACTATAGATGAGCGGATTCAGCATTGGGATGACCATGGTATAGAACACAGATGCCACCTGTCCCTGGGTCAAGGATGACGTGTTGTCGGGCTGCAGATATGTGAAAATCAGGGACCCATAAAAGACGGTCACACCCAGGAGGTGCGACGCACAGGTGGAAAAGGCTTTCTGTCTGCCTGCCGCAGACTGGATCTTGAGGATGGCTGAGATGATGGCCATGTAAGTGACAGTGATAATGAAGAGGGAACTGAGAAGGGTGAACCCAGCTAAAACAAAGATCACCATTTCTGTGCTGAAGGCATCTCCACACGACAGGGCCAAAAGAGCTGTGGTGTCACAGAAAAAATGGTTGATGCTGGCATCACAGAACGCCAAACTGCTTATCAAGCAGATGGATATCAGAGAATTCGTGAAGCCTACTGTATATGGCATGACTCCCAACCAGCTGCACACTTTCTGGGACATAACCACTGAATACAGTAAGGGGTTGCAGATtgccacatagcggtcataggccattgATCCCAGAAGAAAACACTCGCTACACACCAAACCCACAAAAAAGTACATTTGAACAAAGCAGCCAAAGAAGGAGATGGTTTTCTGTTTCGACTGGAAATTCACCAGTGCCTTGGGGGTTACAGTAGAGGAATAAAATATGTCAATGAATGCTAAATTGTTAAGGAAAAAGTACATAGGTGTGTGAAGCTGAGAGTCAATTCTGATTAAAATAATTAGACCAAGGTTCCCCCAAAcagtgaatagataaataaagagaaatatcAAGAAAAGACTGACTTGCAGTTCAGGGTGATTTGTAAATCCAGAGAGAATGAAGAAAGTCACCTCCGTGAAATTGTTCCCAGCCATTTTTATCAAGCCAGGCCTCTGACTTACCTGCTGAGTAACAATGACAGAAGTTAGAGAAGGATTCGACTCTAAGGACCTGATAGCCAGTGTTGACTTAGACTCATAATGAAAGAGTGACAGATGGGgagcaaatatttaatgacttTAAGTTAATTGAAAATTTatacatgattttcttttttttttgtaagagaaCAGACAtgctgattgaaaaaaaaaattccaagttcACAATCCTGTGGCTTTCTTTGCACTCAAAGATATTTATCAGGCGTGACTTTTgaaggatttttcctgagatatacCATCTTCAACCCTACTGTATCTCTGGGCCCCAAATCATATACTTAGAAATTTACCTACTAGTTGTATGGTATTCTCAGAAAATATAAAGGTTGTTTAGGAAAGGAGGTGCTATTATTTGTGAATTCAATATCTTTTTGTGGCAGTCTTCCTAATGACACTTTTTAGGGTTATTTTAAGAGCTTAATAATATCTTAGATGGACACATCAAATAATTCCTTGGAATCGATAAAGCTttgttaaattttataaaatatatatacaatttttatatgatatgtaaaatatattttattaatacatAAAGCATATAAAACTTACACATAGATATAACAGGAAAGCAACTTCTTGCTTATTTTATGTGTTAATGCTAAACTTTGTTATACCTTTTTCTACCACATGTCCTTTCTTTCTGTTGGTTCGCTACCACCAAACGAGGAACTTACCCTGTCACATAGCCAGATTGTTTGGTATGTGTGGTTAGTGACCATGTTTGTTTCCATCGTGAAGCACATGGTTATCTATAACATTAGGTAATAACTAATTCATTGCCAAATAGtgatttttcaataataaaaagcctACAAATGGTAAAAGGAATGTGAtttgttatatttaaaacaaaaaattaaaacataaggtGATTTCACTAGAAATTAGAGAACTTATTTGCCTAATTCAATTGACATAAGTATgtgataaataaaaactgaaactaGCATGATATTAATGCAAGTTCGTTTCAGACATTTAGCACTCTGCTTGGTTAAGTATACTTAATCATTTAGGGTCTCCCACATTCACAATGCTcctatttgtttatccattcattccttTAAGTAGCTTTTAGTCAACGAAGGCAGTTTGTCTTGCCTGGCACCATTCTTAAAGCTCACTGGAAGATGCAGgcatgtaaaaagaaaatgtttctcagtgtaagaaacacacacacacacacacacacacacccgcacgcACACAATAAAGAAGAGAATGATAAAATTAGACTTACCTGGTATTGAGTCATCAAAAGGAAAACCCTTTCTCTCTCAGCTCTCTTCCATCTATTTTCAGGTTTATGTTCAGAcaataagaagagaaaacattttgcaACCTTTGCAAAATCCACCATTAGTTTTTGGCATATGGCTAGATCTCTCTCCTCTACAAATCTGAATCCCGTGAATTCTCTGTATAACGGCTTGTGTCTGTTGtgtttgctgttgctgctgctgttagcACAGGGCTCTGTTTCCTATATAATGCACCCCTGTTGGTATTAGGAAGTTGATGGAAAAATGTGGATAGTTTCGATGACAGTTATGGATAATGCATATATTACCTTCCATtgataagataaaaataagaacagaattaacaaaataattgtttatttttgtgtgtcttcttgagaattaaaatctatttttttttaggtCAAACTTAGATTTGTATTCAGGATTAATTTTGTTCTTAGTGTATTTCTAAAGCAGtcccatttaaaaaaaggattgTCTTCTGAAATCTAGTATACCAGCATCTCTTTTTAAACTTGCAAAGTTATATCATAAAGAAATTGGTCAATTAGCATTTTCGATCTCTTGAGGGTTGTATTTTAATTGTGCCCCAAGGTTTATTTGTAATTTGCCTAGAATGCATCTCCAGTGGAAAAGTTCGGAAGTAAATGTTCCTCAGCTTTGTGTTTTTCAGTTTAAATGGCCATAGACATATTGAGATATGTAATTAATGTAGTTTTAAAACTTATGTTTATTTTgatattatatgtatgtgtgtgtgtatatatacatcttttttaaagcattaggaaatatatgtgaaatacATGGTATTAGAGAGTATCAATAACCATTGCCCCTGTCTGGGGTTTTGCTGGTCTCTCAGCAAAAGCAGGGAGCATTTCCAGCTACTGATTTAATAGTGTTAATATACATTGAAATTATGTTACCACCTATGTCAAACAgtcatgtatgtatttatttttaatacagacACTGTGATTTTTAACTGACTGTGCTTAAtggtacatacacacaaaataggGTGAGACTACGTATGCCATCTaggaaaacaagcaaaaagaacCTTAAGTAAAATTAAAGGTCATTCTCTCTGTTTCATGTTCAGCTGATAGGTCAGTACTTTGAAAAACTTTAATTACATTATTATtctatttgttgtttgtttattttttcaagcaaTTTCCTAAGTGACACCCCTATAATGACTCTGAATTGGTAGGTCTGAAATTGACCCCAAAATGTGACTTTTTCAAAATGCCTGAGGTCCATGGACTGTTTCCAAACACTAGCTTAAAAGGATCTCACAGGCTTGCCAGATTAAGTGACTTTTCTACTGTTATCATTATGGtctcttattttacttatttttagaagatATTTAATATGATGAAATCGTATGTTGAGACAAGATAGATTCTACATTGGGGAGGAAAACCACACATCTCTAATCCTACTTGTCAcattagagatttaaaaaaaaagaataaaaactgttATAAATGGGCCATATCACTTACTGGTAATCAACATATTTAGATATTAGGACAAAAGAAATGATTACTACTCTTTTTCCCCTCTAGTATGTGTCTTGAGAAAAGAAACCTTTGAAAATACTGAATTGTATACCTGTAATCTCAAATTTCCAACCATTTCTTACTTATTCTTTCAATACACTTTAAGCACTATCAAATGACAGATACTATGGTTTGTGTGGGACTGCAAAGATGAGCATATTGTCTCTACTTTTAAGTTACTTAGAGTTGATTGCTTCTTTCAAGATTCAAGATGCAAAACTTGCCTCGGTTCTTTAATAGTCTGATATTTGGTGAGCTAATATGTTCATACCTACCAGTGTATGCCTGGAATTAAGACTAGAGTTGACTGCACTATAGGATTAATGGGCATGTAGTAAATGCTTACTTAATTCAATTCATATTTCTTATAAACCCATTTTAAGTTCTAGTTGTTAACCagctatatttaactttttagttaatttttttcaacttacATAATTTCAACACACTCTTTACCCAGTTTCAtgaatgttaacatcttacataactagAGCATAATAACTAACACAAAGAAATTCACATTGATACAGCAATGTTAACAAAACTACACATTTTATTCAATTTCACCAGTTTTCCCCCAGAGTCCCTTTTACTCTTCCAGGATCCAATTCAGAATATCACTCTGCAATTAGTGTCATGTCTCTTTAAATGTTTCAGTCTGTgactttcccattttctttcctgttctttcaTGACTGACACTTTTCAAGATTGTTGGTCAAGTGTTTTACAGACTGTCTCTCAGTTTAAGTTtgcctgatgttttctcatgattaaccTGAAGTTATTCATTATGAGAAAAAAGTTCCAGTGAGGTGATATGCATGTCCTTTTCATATTATTAGAGGATACAGGATGTTAAATGGTATTTCTAGTGATGTTAAACTTGATCACTTGAAGTAGTGTCTGTTAGGGGGAAGGGGAGTGTACAGCTcaagttgtagagcacctgcctagcgtgcatgaggtcctgggttcaatctccagggcctcctctgaaaataaataaacaagtctaattacctccccctggcaagaaaaattataaaatagtgTCTGCCAGGCTTCTTTACTGTAAAGTTAGATTCTTtactatgtaatttatataaactaaCATGTATATGGAATattaacattatttatttaattttctttcatatgtaatttatataaattacataaatatggaagacaaaatattttatttatacttgtTGGCATCCATCAACATATTGCCTCTAACAATTATTATGGTGGTGTTTTCATAGTAAATTTCCATTTCCCTTAGTCTTTCAACGTATTTTAATTGAAATGATTCTGTAAGGAAGAgttgttatttcttatttatttatttatagcagTATATACTCTTTGATActtattttgttttggggggttatTATCCAATACCCCCATCACTTCCATTGCTGCTCAATTCATTCCAGCTTTGCTAATGGAACCATCATTGAATCAACTCCCACGTGCTCtgctctttgtttgtttttttcatttatttccacttctTACATCCTGACAGTGCAGTGAGCTCCAGgtttatcatttattttcctgGACCCCGCTCTAGAAACAACCGCTTCTCCAaggatccctttatcattatactataaacttttaaataaaaataatgacattgATGAAGGCATTGagttttacataaatattttggaAAGTAATTGAGTAAAGTATCAagataaaaaaaagtatgtgtttcACCAAAGAATTTGATTATTAGACAACTGTCAAGATGAAAGCAATTAGAAAAATGATTAAGTTTTACACACAGACGTCATCATTTTGCTATAAATTACTTTGTAAGACATTAAACCCCAAAGTGTACAACCCACGAGGTGGATATTTGGCAGGCTCTGTGTACGTTAGAACTTTAGTCTGTGATTATGAGACATAATCAGCACTTGTCACGTCCTAAGGAATCTCTCATTAAGTAATAGTTTTGCTTTTGAAAACCTGGTTTAACATTAACAGtgattacttattttttaaaaaatacgtgGCAGTTGTGGTGATATACCATCAAAATATTTGACAATGGGATtattctggaagaaaatataggccaCATAGAAACAATGAAATACAATTTGCTTTAAAACACTTTGATACATATTGACATAAGTTTAATTGtcaagtaataagaaaaaaaaaaagcccagagaCTTACAGAGTTTGAATAAGATTTATTGCTAGGCACTATGGGTTATTCCATTTGATAAATACCAGCATTCTTTCCACAAATTTGAAACTGTTGTTCCCTACGCATTGCAAAGGTGTCGCCAGCAAAGACTATGTTCGCCCTCTTAACAACTATAGTGATGACAGTGGTGCAGGACTGAGTTTCTGATGCTTGTCTGAGTAAGTAGGACAATAATATGAACATAAGCAATATGGGATTCCaagtcattttgtttaaaaaaaactttcagcaTTTTCAAGTAGCTGTACAACTTAATGGAAATTTCCtaaaggctgattttttttttagtgaattcCAATATAGGCTGATATAAAGGAAAACCTTTGCATTGCTATGTTTGTATTTCTGTTAAACAA is a genomic window of Camelus bactrianus isolate YW-2024 breed Bactrian camel chromosome 10, ASM4877302v1, whole genome shotgun sequence containing:
- the LOC141578956 gene encoding olfactory receptor 8I2, whose product is MAGNNFTEVTFFILSGFTNHPELQVSLFLIFLFIYLFTVWGNLGLIILIRIDSQLHTPMYFFLNNLAFIDIFYSSTVTPKALVNFQSKQKTISFFGCFVQMYFFVGLVCSECFLLGSMAYDRYVAICNPLLYSVVMSQKVCSWLGVMPYTVGFTNSLISICLISSLAFCDASINHFFCDTTALLALSCGDAFSTEMVIFVLAGFTLLSSLFIITVTYMAIISAILKIQSAAGRQKAFSTCASHLLGVTVFYGSLIFTYLQPDNTSSLTQGQVASVFYTMVIPMLNPLIYSLRNKDVKKALLRVIRRKLFP